The nucleotide window TAATTGTAGAAGTCCTATACGCTATTTCGCTATTTTCATCAGTCCTCTGATCCTCTTCAATTGTGTTGTTAAGCAGTTTACATTATGCATGGAAATACCATATAAAATCTCTACAATGGTATGCACCGTCACAGAGGAGCTTTCTTTCCAATATAGGTTATGGTTATGTTATTTTTCTTCAGACTAATGTACCAGGCAGAGCAGGAGCACGCAGCGGACGATCTGAGAGTGGCGTTCCAAATGTTCGACAAAGAAGGTTCCGGGTACATACGGGCGACCGAGTTTAGGTACACGGACTTATAGGTTTTCTTCTTGGTTCATGTGCAAGTGTTTTGGTACTTTCTAACAAATCACATAAGGAATTACACAAGGTTACTCGCTTTTTGATagatgttagacatccaggtaatgagataacagctactcaagcaactggatgacgTTTGGAAAAACTTGGTCAACGCATAGTCCTTGATTAAATATATTTTGGATCACAGATCTTACTCAGTGATCTTTCTCATCTGAAATGTCttaccattttcaaaatctaatctgttgcttgagaaactgttatcttgcgtatCGTCTTGCCTATATGTCACTACCCTTCATCAAAAAACACATTgtcataaatacaaaataaaccaaGAGTTGTTAACATTTGATCAGAaattaacaaagaaaacaaccaTTATTAACAAGTAGTTGATCAGACAATGCAGAACATATGCGACCGTGCGAGTTCAAGTACAcgaacttgttttgtttttctactgGTTAGTTTGAAGGACAGTTATAAGCCGACTATTCCTTGTTCTCTTGCCAAAACAACTGAAATAGTCTAAGGTCACATTCGATTGACGTTGTCTAGACGACACTCAAAGCATGATAGTCCACTACTTTATTTTTCTTGGCTCGGTGtgagcttgtttgtttgccttcTAGATCGTTTGAAGGGCACTCTCTATCCCACTTTGTTTATGTTCTCTTGCCAGAGCCATTAAAATAGTACAAGGTGACATTTGATGGACGATGTCCAATGTATACTCATAGTTGTGTTGCCCATTATGTTATTTTCCTTGGCACTATAGACCTtgtttgccatgtttgttttttctactACAGTTAAAAATGGTGATCATCACTCATTTATGCTTTTGTTCTGTTGCCAAAATGACTGAAATAGTACAAGGTTACAAGTTCATTGACGTTGTCGAGTGGAAATTCATGTTCTTATTGCCCATTGGTTTCCTTAGCACGTCagggctttgtttgtttttctactACATTTCAACATGACGGTCCGCATGACCTGAGTTTATTCTTTTGTTCTCTTGCCAAAACCACTGAAATAGTACAAGGTCATACTCTATTGACGTTGCCCAGATGACAACCATGGTCTTAGTGCCCATCATTTTATTTTCCTTGGCACGAAAGGACATTGCTTGTTTTACCACAGTTTAACATAGTGGTTGCTCAATCGATTtatgattttcatattttgttccCTTGCCAGAATCACTGAAATATCACAAGGTCGTTTACGACTTACATTTTCAGGACGATACACATTCACTATATTGTTTGCCTTGGCAGGATGTAGCAGCAGTTTTGCATACCATGTAGACCAAAGCAGAACGAGGTGTCATTTATGGACGAACGAATAACAACATGTTTTGGTCCTCCATATAAATCGTCTAGATGCCCCGCACATGATTTACGTTATCGGGGTGACAAACATGACCTTTCTGTCTACTGAAATTGTTTTTCTTGGCATAATTCGATGCcaattttgcatattttgtacattgtacttcataGAAGTGATATGATTGGTAAGGCATCTTTTATCATCGTTATATTTTCGAAACTTCATACATTTTTAGGTTATATTTGTGGCCTTTCTGTCAAaggtcttgtttttcttgttacgGTCAATGATCACTGATCAAATGGGACGAACGTTGCCATTGACACTGGCACTTGGATATCCAGTGATAACCCATTGAAACCACACTGTATCTTAGCATTTTATTCTTTATGCGAAGACATCTTAAGTTTATAGTAACAAACAGCATTAAAATGGCTCAACACAAGTAGATTATCAAAGGTTATGATAAGTAAGCTAAGATGAGGgaggccaaaaatagttactcaagcaactggataaaatttgcctgagtaactatttgTGGCGTATCTCAtcacctgaatgtctaaccttcatcaacgtaagatgAGCTTCTGTTTCTTTTAAATTTCTCCTCTCTATCCCCTATACAGGAAGGTGATGACGACATTAGGGTACAGGATGAGTGTACAGGAAgtggatgacatcttgaagATGGTTGACGTCACAGGAGACGGGATGATCAACTACGAGGAATTTATCACAGTTTTGGCAGCGTGAAGGAGGAAAGCATCTTTGATGCTTCGGTCGTAATttgaaaaaggggccctgccgggtagttcacgggctgttttttggcactttcggacGTGGCCCTGCGGGTCACCCTGTGGCTGCCGGACTAtctttgggcccggccgggaccccgaatcgtCTTATCCCGGCCTTAAAAAAACGCGGGACCCGGTTaagaaatagacgccgtgaggcaatcgtgcgagcaccgggaggtaaACCGTGGCTTCGGGTTAtgactacacccccgacgggccCCGGTGCGATTAGGACCGAAGCATATGTCTGCTTTTTATTGAGTTATACTGATAGCTATGGGATGTGGAGAGAGTTAGTTCAAGTCTCTAAGCTTCAGCTAAAAAAATTGCAAACTCTAGTATTAACTGAAAATAAATTTGTAACCGAATATTTTGGTTAAGTAAGATCGTGTACAATATTACTGGTAGTTGTGGGTATGATATGACTTATTCTAATTCTCTAAATGTTTGAGTAAACAAATGTGAAAACTAGGACAAACTAACACTTCACACAAATATACTAATTGATTATGCTGTGATAATATTTGGAATCAGCATACAGGTAGCTGTATAAATGATAGGAAATTTCTTGACATTCATAACctttgttgaaaattgtaaaatagaaaTTTATTGATGAAGGTAtatcaataaatcattttgcAGTTACTGTAACGCTACTTTCAGCGGGTTGACCAACCAGTCGCACCGTGCACAGTTTTCTGATGGAGCTAATCAGACGGTAATGTAACCATTTGTTACCCTCGGTCCTTCGGTCAACTTCTCTTCAAACGAGGAGTTATGTTCCGCGAGCTGacttgaaaatgacattttaaTCACCAATGAAAGAAATGCAGACAGTGTGTAATTTAGAGAACGTTATGTAAAGCTGAGTCCTGTTGTGTCGCGATGTAACATACATCTTGCCCGGCATAGGCCTTGTTAAGATTCAAACGGCTGGGGTATCGAACGATAATCAATGCGATAGCTTGTTTGCTACGCAGCGATTTGTAGAAAGAAAGTTGAGCTGGTCTGAAGAGTCGTTGCTGCACATATTCATGTGATGTAACGTACGATATGTATGTTTAAAGTGCAGTATGTGTAGATTCGTGAAACGATTTCTCCGACGAAAATTCAATTATTCACTTCTGCATTTGTAACACCAACGTTCGTGTACATTCAAGTATGTACTTATTTCGTACCTCTTTGCCAAATCAATTATCATTATAGCATCGGGGGATGCTTTAAAGTATGCCATATTATGCTATGAATGTAATACAAATAAATGTTATCAGTGATATATGTTTAATAGATGCTGTTGTAAAGGTATTTGATTGTAGATATCAAATGGGGTCGTCTGGGATTTGTATGTCGTCTTCTGTTGCTATTGTGCATCGGTACAGTGTAAACATGATTTGTTCAGAGGTACCTATAATAGGTACAATGAGCAATAATGTTGTTGATATAAGGTGCAATTCTATTGCGGCCATGCTTTTTTTACTTCCTAACATTGTCTTTTTGTTGATGATATTACTAGAATCGTATTACGATATATAAACAGATTGTATGTATAACTCATGGGAATATTGTCAAAGTATATTATTAGCAAGTAGCTTTGCTATGATAATTTCTCTATCTGTAAGCATAAATAAAAATGCTGACAGTGAACTAGTACATTTTCGAGACATTGATATCAAAATCCTGCACTCAAGAAGGCAATACTTAACACATTGTTAAGTAAACAATAATCCCTATAGTACAAACATGGATGTAAATGTTTATTCACACATGTCTAATGCTCAATATAATCCTGGATACTTCTGGAAGCTCGCCGGGCACGTGTAGCTATGTGAAGTATCTGGTCTGACGGCAACTAAAGGGTTGGGTTGCAGTGTTCCAGTGGACGCATCAGATGTATCTATTTATggcagatgtcatattttggGAGGGACGAGTGGGGTTTCCAATATGTACGGAGACTATGACATCACGTGTCGACCCAAGTGAGACATGCTTGGCATTCTGAAGGTTTATGATTACCAGATGAATAAAACTATCCAAAAATAGCCGAGTCGTCATCAGACCATTCATATTTCTTATTGGTACACTACAATCTTTTGTAGTACGTTACCAACGATGTTTAGACAAAAAATTGTTCTCCAGCGATACTGATATGGAATTGTACGTGTAGGTTCCTTCTGTTGGACCTGACTACGGAAGCATAGAATGTGTGCAGCATGATGCTATGGGTATGCAGAGAAAAATGACGTCTGTCTATCTTTATAAACATTGCGTCCCCTTGACAAACATACTGCAATGTTGTAGTGCCTTGTTTAGTCACCATTTACTCTTCGACTGGGTCTATCGTCCCTGCATTAACGTTGCTACAGTGTAGTACACATTTTGACCGCATAGTGTCGCCGTCTCCCTTGGCCGACGTATCTATGACTTATGGTATATTTTGTACTCTGAGGGTCAAGACTAGCTGGAGTTCTAACCTGTTAAAACTTAATGCACTGTTAGGATATGTCTAAAGTTTATTCTCTTGCACTTCCTGCCTTAGACTAATTAACATCGGTCAGTGTTGTTTGAAGAATTGCTTTGACAGGTTTAATGATATAGACGTCAATTTCATGCAAATACATATTTTGCTCTCTCGTGGTCTAGTGCGTCGACAAAGCAACTCACAATTCTAGCTGAGAAAGGATACCCTCAAAAGTTGTGCAGAACATGATAGAGAATGGCGGACATCACGGTTTTTTGTCCTCACTAAATCATAGCAAATTTTCAAGTACATTACAAAGACTATACAAGTGTGCCAATGTGTCACACCTCTTGGCATTACTGGTCTGGTGCGTCATTAGATGTATACATAcagccatgttttttttaacaagcAGTCGACTGTTTATGAAATCAGCGTTTTGTTTATTTAACCCAGGTTTGCTAGGGCAAAGTTTACGATAACAGGTTCCTGCTAAGTCCATCCCTGTCAGCATGGACATGTCAATAATACTACCGGAGAATCGATGGCTTTTCGCCTGAGGGTTGGCAACCTCCTGCTTCatgattttcatcaatttcaccGTTATTGAAAGGTGTTATAAAGTTACCATCTTGACATACTGCGCTTCtcattttaaaacaaattgtatGGAATGAACTTTGACCCCCCCGTCGGTCCTATCCAGATATATAAAGAGGAAAAAAGACAGAAACAGTATATGAAGAGGTTCCACGTACAGTATATTCAAACTTTGGATGATGTACAAGCTGCATGGTTATGTGTGCCCATGAGGTGATATTTATGAGACACAAACTGCTGGGATCAACTCTTCGCTATATCATCATGTCTTGAATAAATACAGCCAAGCTGCAGAGTGAATTAGATAAACTAATACATGTTTGCTGATTCATGTGTCCTCTGACTTCGCATTATCCCCTCTAGAATTTAGCATTATCACTTTCTCATCACAGGTGCCAAAAataagagaaaaaaattacTATGCATTCACAGACCCCATCTGCATTACTGTGCAGTTACTGTGCAATTCAAAACTACCATAGACAGAAAATGACGCCCTACATATGCAAATATACTAAGTAAGTGAAACTGAAACCTAGCATAAGCAATTTAAGATAGTTTTCCATAAGTCATAAAACCCTGGGAGCTTTAACATTGCCAAGCAACATCGAAGCTCACATTTGGTGGCTTCCTTTGTTGCCCATGTCATTACAGACCCAGGGCAGTCTTCACCATGTCCACTGTTGGAATCGGATGTCATGGCGCTGTAGGGTGATCAAATTGACACGCATCAGTTTCAAGCATATCATTGTCTCATACTGGTAGGTATCTCAATGATCAAGGCATAGAAAAACAGATCGATAGATAgtttaggtaggtaggtaggtagatagGTAGGTACAGTAGGTAGTAAACACAGTTACAGCAGGACCTGGTGCAAAGTGATTTCCGATACATACTGTTACTAATCCATGATTGAGCTGCCCACAATGGAAACCCAGGTAGTTTACTCTAGTAGCCACCAATGCCCCTACTTTTACAACCAACATGATTAGGTTACAGAGCAACATGTAAAACACAGTTTTTAAGGGTGTATGCTCTTGTTGTCACTACATGTGATCTATGAGGCTTGAGTATCCAAAGATGTTTGTAAACGGTATTAACATCAAACAAATTAGAATCTTACCACATTGCTCAATCCTGGCGGCAAGGTCACATGGATGGTCCAGGTCTAGACTCACAACTCGCGAGGGGTCACCACTGATGATGGCAAGTGCGGTCCGGTTCATGAAGAAGTCCCTTCCAGTGGCGATGGCCCAGAGTTCGATGCCGGCAGCACATGCGTCTTTGGCGTACTCAACGTACTCTTCAGGGTCCTGAATGTGGAAAACATTAGCTTTGTTACTGGCTACACTGTTGATAACGTATGCTGATGACAGCAATTTTGTTcatcttttgacaaatatttaaacattacaCACCACAAAACGAATTTGCTACCCTGGGGAGCATTCGAGACGAACTCTGTCTCTGCATCAACCCTAtgaagtcagatctcgtcttggagttctcttatcacgtgacttgatgttaatcctcacgtgacaagagacagtcatatacagaCTTGAGAGAGTGGtaagctgtttttttttacagtgacaTTTGTTTCAGAAGAGGATTAAAGCCAACGGCTGTCCATACGCATTGTCCCCTCAGATGGATTTCGCACAATGCAATTTTCCAACCACATATCAGTGGTAGATAATCTAGGATAATGAGAGATTTAATGTCCAGCATTGTTAATATCTAATACGAAAGTCAAGGTGAAAGGGAAAATGGCGATGTCGTCGTCTGTTCAGAAAGCTCTCTGATGGAAAAGACTTATCATTAATCAATCAGATTTGGACTAACTTATGTGCAGAAGGGCAACTTTTGCAAACATAGCTTTATTGTAAAGCTTGATTAACCAGAGGGAAAGGTAGACTCACATATGCAACTGTTGCAGCTTACTTGCTTCCATCTGTGGCCACGACAGCAACCTTTCGAGCTTGTTCGCGGAACGGTGTCTGGTCAAACACGAAGGATGAAACAACAAATGGTTAGTACATCATATACCCAACAGACAACCATAAAATCACCTTTGTAGTTGGTCTGTAAGTTGCCATAAACCATAAATTCACATTTGGTAGTTAACTTGGTCTGTAAGTTGCCTTTCTAAGCCATGCATATTGGCTTTTCAATATATGATAGTATAGTGTTACGAACCAGTTAATTTTGCAGTTTTGATCCGCAATTCTTTCTCCTTGCACTTCGCAACTTGCGCCATTTAgataaaacatttcaagaaaCGTTCTGAGACTAAGAAACCATCTGTACGCCAGCTGTAGCTTAGCAAATAACAGCTAGATTGTCCTACCACAGTTGTCATGCATCTGATGGCTGCTCCAGTTCTGCCTTGACCACCACTGAAGAAGACGTCGCTGATAATGGCGTCTTGGAGACCCACGGTGTCCATGTGACTGCCCAGTGGTATGTCGACCTTTGGTGTGCGTTCATACTGGATAACAccgacctacatgtatgtgtaatgggTATGTCAAGAATGCATTGAAAGGGTCAGTAACCAACATTCTAAG belongs to Branchiostoma lanceolatum isolate klBraLanc5 chromosome 15, klBraLanc5.hap2, whole genome shotgun sequence and includes:
- the LOC136420790 gene encoding calmodulin-like — protein: MSRRPTYSRQDSLSATLQEAFIKYDKKKTGKMDIHDLFRALRMLGLNPTEEQVISIRRDIDDGSGVVHFDDFCNIVRRLMYQAEQEHAADDLRVAFQMFDKEGSGYIRATEFRKVMTTLGYRMSVQEVDDILKMVDVTGDGMINYEEFITVLAA